A genomic window from Flexistipes sp. includes:
- a CDS encoding Ppx/GppA phosphatase family protein, translating to MNDKNLTIGIIDLGSNSIRLQIANVFEKSYRIVHEYREIVRIGDDLFKYGFLTEHSVNKIYACFTDIKKILESYSVGIIRAVATATLRELKEGYEIVQEIKSRYGISLEIISGEAEAKLSYLAISGSFQTDKYNAIITDIGGGSAEYTLALKGEIVNITSKKLGCSRLKNIFLHHNPPEIAEVYKLKQHIQEEVENYGDYHIDLVVCTGGTINNIANIYYISSNKDEKTKIKYIPRKFLKDFINKIRYMDTESIRKIKGVEPKRADILLPAAINIEVLLSKSSFNGFYTFTGGLRTGLIIDTLNSMNITLPFQDLGEDIFYSQLIEIGNKFQFEEEHARHVAFLSERFFDELNKKWKLDNENRNILTAAAILHDIGNYISFSKHHKHSYYLIKNSDIAGFNYRQKLMTAHVARYHRKNLPKKSHQIYEDLDSKDINIVKKLAAILRVADGLDRGHKKFISDVNIKITKDNITINPLSDKNIILEKKAFELKKDMLESVTGKNLEIL from the coding sequence GTGAATGACAAAAACCTGACAATAGGAATAATAGACCTTGGTTCAAATTCCATCAGACTTCAGATTGCAAATGTTTTTGAAAAGAGTTACCGCATAGTGCATGAATACAGGGAAATCGTACGAATTGGTGATGACCTTTTCAAATACGGTTTTCTCACAGAACATTCTGTGAATAAGATTTATGCATGTTTTACGGACATAAAAAAGATACTGGAAAGTTATAGTGTAGGAATTATAAGAGCAGTTGCCACTGCGACACTCAGGGAACTGAAAGAAGGTTATGAAATTGTTCAGGAAATAAAATCAAGATATGGCATAAGTCTGGAAATTATAAGCGGTGAAGCAGAAGCAAAATTGTCCTACCTTGCAATTTCCGGCAGTTTTCAAACAGATAAATATAATGCAATAATAACAGATATTGGCGGAGGAAGTGCAGAGTACACTCTTGCACTAAAAGGGGAGATCGTAAATATAACAAGCAAGAAACTTGGTTGTTCACGCTTAAAAAATATATTTCTGCATCATAACCCTCCTGAAATAGCAGAAGTCTATAAATTAAAGCAGCATATACAGGAAGAAGTAGAAAATTATGGAGATTATCATATCGACTTAGTAGTTTGCACTGGCGGTACAATCAATAATATTGCAAATATCTATTATATTTCATCAAATAAAGATGAAAAAACAAAAATTAAATACATACCACGTAAATTTCTAAAAGATTTCATAAACAAAATCAGATATATGGATACTGAAAGTATAAGAAAGATAAAAGGTGTTGAGCCTAAAAGGGCTGATATTCTATTACCCGCAGCTATAAACATCGAAGTTTTGCTTTCAAAATCTTCATTCAACGGCTTTTATACATTTACCGGCGGACTGAGAACCGGCTTGATTATCGATACACTGAATTCAATGAATATTACTCTGCCTTTTCAGGATTTAGGCGAGGATATATTTTACTCCCAGCTGATAGAAATAGGAAACAAATTTCAGTTTGAAGAAGAACATGCCCGGCATGTTGCTTTCCTTTCGGAAAGATTTTTTGATGAGCTAAACAAAAAATGGAAGCTTGATAACGAAAACAGAAATATCCTTACCGCAGCAGCAATTCTACACGATATTGGAAACTATATCTCCTTCTCCAAACATCATAAACACTCATATTATTTAATAAAAAATTCCGACATTGCAGGTTTCAATTACAGACAGAAATTAATGACTGCCCACGTTGCCAGATATCATAGAAAAAATCTGCCCAAAAAAAGTCATCAGATTTATGAAGATCTGGACAGCAAAGATATAAACATTGTAAAGAAGCTGGCAGCCATACTCCGGGTTGCTGATGGCCTGGACAGAGGGCATAAAAAATTTATTTCGGATGTTAATATCAAGATTACAAAAGACAATATTACCATTAATCCTTTATCTGATAAAAATATCATTTTGGAAAAAAAAGCATTCGAATTAAAGAAAGATATGCTTGAAAGTGTTACAGGAAAGAATCTGGAGATATTATGA
- a CDS encoding Ppx/GppA phosphatase family protein, which produces MKNGIFATINVGASALRMQISEFIDHKERTLEYLIKPLKLGRDTFSKGYITLENVHNATEILGNFSDKFKEYNIKNNYKAICTSSVRDAENKYFFIDHVRIKTGIKLEIIDETDELFVKSLGVKNDIKDFQKMEEKGLLFVNLASGNIGINLIKKDLRLFSAALPFGSLRVCEFFKGVNEDLKYRAYEQYIHKMRHHIETTCRRIDSVKYLVGSGSSINLIIEVMKPSNFSIDKRSIKKLYDKTKRLSTSEITGQLNINSYYAEILKPTLYVYLSLMDLVKTDVLYFSKQSFPTQLTLYYTKNIKEKKLNRKFITNIKNYALRYETDEKHANQVAKFSKKIFNKLKSLHSLKSKDLLILEAAALLHDVGYFIGINNHQEHSYYIARAFSMPGFDAETIDTISTIALFHRDKHHLTFDSRFTSLPIEKKLLIRKLIALLKIADALDASHMQIVRDIEINTNSDGITLTAKAHKKPFFEEITFYRKNRDFLEIYGIPINLKLDLLNA; this is translated from the coding sequence ATGAAAAACGGTATTTTTGCAACAATTAACGTGGGAGCTAGCGCTCTTCGGATGCAGATATCAGAATTTATCGACCATAAAGAAAGAACATTGGAATACCTTATAAAACCATTAAAATTGGGTAGAGATACTTTTTCCAAAGGCTATATTACTCTGGAAAATGTCCACAATGCCACAGAAATCCTGGGGAATTTTTCTGACAAATTTAAAGAATATAACATTAAGAATAACTATAAGGCAATTTGTACAAGCAGTGTAAGAGATGCTGAAAATAAATACTTTTTTATAGACCATGTTCGTATCAAAACAGGGATTAAACTGGAGATAATCGATGAGACGGATGAGCTGTTTGTAAAAAGTTTGGGAGTAAAAAATGATATAAAGGATTTTCAAAAAATGGAGGAAAAAGGGCTTCTTTTTGTAAATCTTGCCAGCGGAAACATAGGCATTAACCTGATAAAAAAAGATTTACGGCTGTTTTCTGCTGCGCTGCCTTTCGGAAGCCTGAGAGTCTGCGAATTTTTTAAGGGTGTTAATGAAGATCTGAAATATCGTGCTTATGAACAGTACATTCATAAGATGCGACATCATATAGAAACTACCTGCAGGAGAATAGATTCTGTTAAATATTTAGTGGGATCCGGAAGTTCAATTAATCTTATAATTGAAGTTATGAAGCCATCAAACTTCTCCATAGATAAACGTTCCATTAAAAAACTTTATGATAAAACAAAACGATTATCAACAAGCGAAATAACCGGGCAACTCAATATAAACAGCTACTACGCAGAAATTCTCAAGCCTACATTATATGTTTATTTATCGCTCATGGATCTGGTAAAAACAGATGTTTTATATTTCAGTAAACAAAGTTTTCCCACTCAATTGACATTGTATTATACCAAAAACATAAAGGAAAAAAAACTTAACAGGAAATTTATCACCAACATAAAAAATTACGCATTGCGGTATGAAACGGATGAAAAACATGCAAATCAGGTGGCAAAATTCAGCAAAAAAATATTTAATAAACTTAAGTCCCTCCATTCGCTGAAATCAAAAGATCTTTTAATTCTGGAAGCTGCAGCTTTACTGCATGATGTAGGCTATTTTATTGGAATTAATAACCATCAGGAGCATTCCTATTATATAGCTCGTGCATTCAGTATGCCCGGTTTTGATGCTGAAACAATTGATACAATTTCTACCATAGCGCTTTTTCATAGGGACAAACATCACTTAACATTTGATTCAAGATTTACATCACTTCCTATAGAAAAGAAACTCCTTATTCGTAAACTTATTGCTTTACTGAAAATAGCTGATGCGCTAGATGCCAGTCATATGCAGATTGTCAGAGATATAGAAATTAATACAAATTCAGATGGAATTACTCTAACAGCAAAAGCCCACAAAAAACCTTTTTTTGAAGAAATCACTTTTTACAGAAAAAACAGAGATTTTTTGGAAATATACGGGATTCCGATTAATTTAAAACTGGATTTGCTAAATGCCTGA
- a CDS encoding glycosyltransferase family 4 protein: MKIAFFTDTYYPQVNGVVTSIGILKSQLERLGHKVVIITVKVPNADSETDVIRLSSITFPMQKEHRVAMFYSYRTIRMIKREKFDLIHTHTEFSIGTFGRIVAGKLNLPLVHTYHTMYEDYTHYVTKGVGDRYAVKLVRKLSRIICNKSDCVIAPSEKTSGILKDYGVQSKLNVIPTGIDIKRFYPDSEIYNSFRDKLGISRSVKILLFVGRLAKEKNINVLIKAMPEIVKVNPEIFLVIAGDGDEKFNLENLSMKLRISENIVFTGEVKYTEIDKYYKMADFFISASTSETQGLTYIEALASGLPVIAKYDSNLENVVEDKYNGCFFDSDSELPEVVLQAVSANDLTLWRNNAVKSAEKFSDTAFGQKVEKLYYSQLKQKLKRVV; this comes from the coding sequence ATGAAAATTGCTTTTTTTACAGATACTTATTATCCCCAGGTGAACGGTGTTGTTACTTCAATCGGTATCCTGAAATCACAATTGGAAAGGCTTGGTCATAAAGTTGTGATTATTACTGTTAAGGTACCTAATGCAGATAGTGAAACAGATGTCATTAGACTCTCAAGTATAACATTTCCCATGCAGAAAGAACACCGGGTGGCAATGTTTTATTCTTATAGAACTATACGTATGATAAAGAGGGAGAAGTTTGATTTAATACATACACATACGGAATTTTCCATAGGAACCTTCGGGAGAATTGTTGCAGGAAAATTAAATCTTCCGCTTGTACATACTTATCATACCATGTATGAGGACTATACCCACTATGTTACTAAAGGTGTTGGTGACAGATATGCTGTAAAACTTGTCAGGAAATTGAGCCGTATTATCTGCAATAAAAGTGATTGTGTCATCGCCCCTTCGGAAAAAACATCGGGAATTTTAAAGGACTACGGTGTGCAAAGTAAGTTAAATGTGATCCCCACAGGTATCGATATAAAGCGTTTTTATCCTGATTCAGAAATTTATAACAGTTTCAGGGATAAACTGGGAATCAGCAGAAGTGTGAAGATTTTGCTCTTTGTTGGAAGACTTGCAAAAGAAAAGAATATAAATGTCCTGATTAAAGCGATGCCTGAAATTGTCAAAGTAAACCCGGAAATATTTTTGGTCATTGCCGGAGACGGAGATGAAAAATTCAATCTTGAGAACTTGAGTATGAAGCTCCGAATTTCAGAGAACATAGTGTTTACAGGTGAAGTGAAATATACTGAGATAGATAAATATTATAAAATGGCGGATTTCTTTATAAGTGCCTCCACATCGGAAACACAAGGGCTCACCTATATTGAAGCCCTTGCCTCAGGGTTACCTGTGATTGCTAAATATGACAGCAATCTGGAAAATGTTGTGGAGGATAAATATAACGGATGTTTTTTCGACAGCGACTCTGAACTGCCTGAGGTTGTTTTGCAGGCTGTGTCGGCAAATGATCTAACTTTATGGAGAAACAATGCTGTGAAAAGTGCTGAAAAATTTTCCGATACTGCTTTTGGACAAAAGGTTGAAAAACTGTACTACTCTCAATTGAAACAAAAATTGAAAAGGGTTGTATAA